The Pirellulales bacterium genome window below encodes:
- a CDS encoding RNA-binding protein: protein MKLYVGNLSYQTTQDTLYNEFGAFGQVQEVAVITDRETGRPRGFAFVTMNNDDEGRAAIDGMNGKDVDGRTLTVNEARPKADRGGGGGYGGGRGGGGGGRGGYGGGGGGGRW, encoded by the coding sequence ATGAAGCTGTACGTGGGCAACCTCTCTTATCAAACCACGCAGGACACCCTTTACAACGAGTTCGGGGCCTTCGGCCAGGTCCAAGAAGTGGCCGTCATCACCGATCGCGAAACGGGGCGCCCCCGCGGATTCGCGTTCGTCACGATGAACAACGACGACGAAGGACGCGCCGCCATCGACGGCATGAACGGCAAGGACGTCGATGGGCGCACGCTGACCGTCAACGAAGCCCGCCCGAAGGCCGATCGCGGCGGCGGCGGGGGATATGGCGGCGGCCGCGGCGGCGGAGGAGGAGGCCGGGGCGGATACGGCGGCGGCGGGGGAGGCGGTCGCTGGTAA
- a CDS encoding glycosyltransferase: MSTSRVPLAPVDPDLVSPSSAAAAPPRAARVLHVVNGEHYSGAERVQDLLAGYLPACGYAVGFACVKPDRFPRVRKFAEAPLYELPMRNRLDRSCGRRVAQLVRDEQYDLVHAHSPRSLVVASQAAELAGVPLVYHVHSPAGRDSTRRLVNRINAWTERRCAKIAARLIAVSPSVQQYMIDQGFPAERVVCVPNGVPRIEVPPRTQTPRTWTLGMVALFRPRKGVETLLDALAVARSTGVDATLRAVGPFETPQYEAQTKARVQRLGLEEAVLWTGFAAEIAGELARVDALALPSLFGEGLPMVVLEAMAAGVPVIASHVEGIPLAIRHGQDGLLVEPGSVSQLAAAIEELAAGRYDYPRLSESAQRRHAECFSAEVMARRTAAVYDEILG, from the coding sequence ATGAGCACCTCGCGCGTCCCGCTTGCCCCTGTCGACCCCGACCTCGTTTCGCCTAGTTCCGCGGCCGCGGCGCCCCCCCGCGCGGCACGGGTCCTGCATGTCGTCAACGGCGAGCATTATTCGGGCGCCGAACGGGTTCAGGACCTGTTGGCCGGTTACCTCCCGGCGTGCGGCTACGCGGTCGGGTTCGCCTGCGTGAAGCCGGACCGCTTCCCCCGTGTGCGGAAGTTCGCCGAGGCCCCGCTGTACGAACTGCCGATGCGCAACCGGCTCGACCGCTCCTGCGGTCGGCGGGTCGCTCAGCTCGTGCGGGACGAACAATACGACCTCGTTCACGCCCATTCGCCACGGTCGTTGGTCGTGGCGAGTCAAGCCGCGGAACTCGCCGGCGTGCCGCTCGTGTACCACGTCCATAGCCCTGCAGGGCGCGACTCGACGCGGCGACTCGTCAACCGAATCAACGCGTGGACCGAGCGCCGGTGCGCGAAGATCGCCGCGCGACTGATCGCCGTCTCGCCGAGCGTGCAACAGTACATGATCGACCAAGGGTTCCCCGCGGAGCGCGTCGTTTGCGTCCCCAACGGCGTGCCGCGGATCGAGGTCCCCCCCCGGACCCAGACTCCGCGGACCTGGACGCTGGGAATGGTCGCGCTGTTTCGCCCCCGCAAGGGAGTCGAAACTCTGCTCGACGCGCTCGCCGTCGCCCGATCAACCGGAGTCGACGCGACTCTCCGCGCAGTGGGTCCGTTTGAAACGCCGCAATACGAGGCTCAAACCAAGGCCCGCGTCCAGCGGCTCGGCTTGGAAGAGGCCGTTCTGTGGACCGGATTTGCCGCCGAGATCGCCGGCGAACTGGCTCGCGTCGACGCGCTGGCGCTCCCCAGTCTGTTCGGCGAGGGGTTGCCCATGGTCGTCTTGGAGGCGATGGCCGCCGGGGTTCCGGTGATCGCCAGCCATGTCGAGGGGATCCCCCTGGCGATCCGCCATGGGCAGGACGGCTTGCTCGTCGAACCGGGAAGCGTCAGCCAACTCGCCGCGGCGATCGAAGAACTCGCCGCGGGACGGTACGACTACCCCCGGCTGAGCGAGTCCGCCCAGCGCCGCCACGCGGAATGCTTCTCCGCCGAAGTCATGGCCCGCCGCACGGCGGCCGTGTACGACGAAATCCTCGGCTAG
- a CDS encoding bifunctional 5,10-methylenetetrahydrofolate dehydrogenase/5,10-methenyltetrahydrofolate cyclohydrolase, translating into MPAEILSGNALAKQIRGELATEVAEFVAATGVTPTLAAVLVGNDPASEVYVRNKRRDCELVGIGSQLVELSPGAAQDELLATVDRLNCDPGVHGILVQLPLPEQIDETAILESIDPAKDVDAFHPENVGRMMQGRPRFLPCTPSGCQQILMRHGVPIAGQHVVVVGRSDIVGKPVAAMLVQRGPGGDATVTICHSRTRDLAAITRQADILIVAIGRANFITGDMIKPGATVVDVGINRTDAGLTGDVDFASAIEVAGRITPVPGGVGPLTRTMLLVNTLAAARGLTSSHRPL; encoded by the coding sequence ATGCCCGCCGAAATCCTCAGCGGCAACGCCCTGGCCAAGCAAATCCGCGGCGAATTGGCGACCGAGGTCGCCGAGTTCGTCGCCGCGACCGGCGTGACGCCGACCCTGGCGGCGGTCCTCGTCGGCAACGACCCGGCGAGCGAAGTCTATGTGCGCAACAAGCGCCGCGATTGCGAGCTCGTGGGGATCGGCAGCCAACTGGTCGAGCTCTCCCCCGGGGCCGCTCAGGACGAACTGCTGGCGACGGTCGACCGGCTCAACTGCGACCCGGGCGTCCACGGCATCCTGGTCCAACTGCCGCTCCCCGAGCAGATCGACGAGACGGCGATCCTTGAGTCGATCGACCCCGCCAAAGACGTCGACGCGTTCCACCCCGAGAACGTCGGCCGCATGATGCAGGGCCGGCCGCGGTTTCTGCCCTGCACCCCCAGCGGGTGCCAACAGATTTTGATGCGGCACGGCGTGCCGATCGCGGGCCAGCACGTGGTGGTCGTCGGCCGCAGCGACATCGTCGGCAAACCGGTCGCGGCGATGCTGGTGCAGCGCGGACCGGGAGGGGACGCGACCGTGACGATCTGCCACAGCCGCACCCGCGACCTCGCGGCGATCACCCGGCAAGCCGACATCCTGATCGTGGCAATCGGCCGAGCGAACTTCATCACCGGCGACATGATCAAGCCGGGCGCCACGGTGGTCGACGTGGGGATCAACCGGACCGATGCGGGGCTGACGGGAGACGTCGACTTCGCCTCGGCCATCGAGGTCGCGGGGCGCATCACCCCCGTCCCCGGCGGCGTCGGCCCGCTGACCCGCACCATGCTGCTGGTCAACACCCTGGCCGCGGCCCGCGGGTTGACCTCGTCGCATCGCCCGCTTTGA
- a CDS encoding phosphatidylglycerophosphatase A — translation MSVHDDNPLPATGLPGRLALWIATGLGIGLVAPAPGTIGGLWGLPLAAATSRLAPLGLQLGVVVALAVLAALVCTAAARSLAAGSDPQSIVLDEIVALPLAFIGVGPVTWQTLLLGFLLFRVCDILKPGLARSAEQLPRGWGIVADDCVAAMLACVLLHGAISLDAWAGWGALTRNG, via the coding sequence ATGAGCGTGCATGACGACAATCCGCTGCCGGCGACGGGCCTCCCCGGCCGACTCGCCCTGTGGATCGCCACCGGGCTGGGGATCGGACTCGTGGCGCCCGCCCCAGGGACGATCGGCGGGCTGTGGGGGCTCCCCCTCGCCGCGGCGACCAGTCGGCTCGCCCCGCTCGGGTTGCAGTTGGGAGTCGTCGTCGCCTTGGCCGTGCTCGCCGCGCTGGTCTGCACGGCCGCGGCCCGCTCGCTCGCCGCCGGCAGCGACCCGCAATCAATCGTGCTCGACGAGATCGTCGCGCTCCCGCTGGCGTTCATCGGCGTCGGTCCCGTGACTTGGCAGACGCTGCTGCTCGGGTTCCTGCTGTTCCGCGTGTGCGACATCCTCAAACCGGGACTGGCCCGCAGCGCCGAGCAACTCCCCCGCGGTTGGGGAATCGTCGCCGATGATTGCGTCGCCGCGATGCTCGCCTGCGTGTTGCTCCACGGAGCGATCAGCTTGGACGCCTGGGCGGGGTGGGGCGCATTGACGCGGAACGGGTGA
- the phnD gene encoding phosphate/phosphite/phosphonate ABC transporter substrate-binding protein, with the protein MSDQSGNSPTFSLLRVLVLALPLAVAAYAGASWYKGDIQRNADEDLAKTTIARMLGPQSQLRMSDRYADSDGDLLADAPADEADLIDPAEIAFSYVASTSAPPETPWKELLGALSEQLGKPVKYMRFTDPDEQLRALKAGDLHIAAFGTGEAPTAVNGAGFIPLVVPGDAQGRFGYTMKIIVPAASTMKDPKDIRGQRMTFTRPNSNSGFKAALVLLLDEYDLAPERDYKWGFSYGHEISIEGIAKGELQAASVASDILERMIAAGEVSADAIKTIYESERFPPGTIGCAYNLKPELRNGIEKTLVGFGFAGTGLEEALGGSEAAEFVRINYKNDWDNVRRIDAAAAKARSELGGE; encoded by the coding sequence ATGTCCGACCAGAGCGGCAACTCGCCGACCTTCTCCCTGCTGCGGGTCCTGGTGCTGGCCTTGCCCCTGGCGGTTGCAGCCTACGCAGGCGCCAGTTGGTACAAGGGCGACATCCAGCGCAATGCCGACGAGGACTTGGCCAAGACGACAATCGCCCGCATGTTGGGACCGCAGTCGCAGTTGCGGATGTCGGACCGCTACGCCGACTCTGACGGCGACCTGCTGGCCGACGCCCCCGCCGACGAGGCTGATCTGATCGACCCGGCCGAGATCGCCTTTTCGTACGTCGCTTCGACCTCGGCCCCGCCTGAGACCCCCTGGAAAGAACTGCTGGGCGCCCTCAGCGAACAACTCGGCAAGCCGGTGAAGTACATGCGGTTCACCGATCCCGACGAGCAGCTTCGGGCCCTCAAAGCGGGCGACCTGCACATCGCGGCGTTCGGCACCGGCGAGGCGCCCACCGCGGTCAACGGCGCGGGTTTCATTCCGCTGGTCGTCCCCGGCGACGCCCAAGGGCGATTCGGCTACACGATGAAAATCATCGTCCCCGCGGCAAGCACGATGAAAGACCCCAAGGACATTCGGGGCCAGCGGATGACCTTCACCCGTCCCAACAGCAACAGCGGCTTCAAGGCCGCCCTCGTGCTCCTGTTGGACGAGTACGACTTGGCCCCCGAGCGCGACTACAAGTGGGGTTTTTCCTACGGGCACGAAATCTCCATCGAGGGAATCGCCAAGGGGGAACTGCAGGCCGCCTCGGTCGCCAGCGACATCCTCGAACGGATGATCGCCGCGGGCGAGGTCTCGGCTGACGCGATCAAAACGATCTACGAGTCGGAGCGGTTCCCCCCCGGGACGATCGGTTGCGCGTACAACCTCAAGCCTGAGTTGCGGAACGGGATTGAAAAGACGCTGGTCGGCTTTGGCTTTGCCGGGACGGGCCTCGAGGAGGCGCTGGGCGGGTCGGAAGCCGCGGAATTCGTACGGATCAACTACAAGAACGACTGGGACAACGTCCGCCGCATCGACGCCGCCGCAGCCAAGGCCCGCAGCGAACTCGGCGGGGAGTGA
- a CDS encoding PEP-CTERM sorting domain-containing protein, giving the protein MSPFTRRFCVAAVVAACAAWQQVAHAGAIAVTPVNLKVNGVVQNIGKIDASLDGNTMAATFTLDKAWAGLTMCTEFHWLQVVTNLVAAPGNPQYNMMALTIPIIDTPSGGYDGQAGEDDLPWYLTAADIANNMLNGTDGAGNKFYKTSDVPSVTGAAFDTWIVAATAAKEFCVIAGFEWGSGTLGGMATLQAKNMNGFPTAANVATINTALTNGAFAGWSAMRDCNIVCEIPEPSSVGLAVLACGAFGLVRRRRGARDRTPLCVAA; this is encoded by the coding sequence ATGAGTCCGTTCACTCGACGATTCTGCGTCGCCGCAGTCGTCGCGGCGTGCGCCGCTTGGCAACAGGTCGCCCACGCCGGGGCGATCGCCGTCACGCCCGTCAATCTGAAGGTCAACGGCGTCGTTCAGAACATCGGCAAGATCGACGCCTCGCTCGACGGCAACACGATGGCAGCGACGTTCACGCTCGACAAGGCTTGGGCCGGGTTGACCATGTGCACCGAATTTCACTGGTTGCAGGTGGTCACCAATCTCGTGGCCGCTCCCGGAAATCCCCAATACAACATGATGGCGCTGACCATCCCGATCATCGACACCCCCAGCGGCGGGTATGACGGTCAGGCGGGCGAAGACGACTTGCCGTGGTATCTCACCGCGGCCGACATTGCCAACAATATGCTCAACGGAACCGACGGGGCGGGCAACAAGTTCTACAAAACGAGCGACGTCCCCAGCGTCACGGGCGCGGCGTTCGATACGTGGATCGTCGCCGCCACGGCGGCAAAGGAATTCTGCGTGATCGCCGGATTCGAGTGGGGCTCGGGGACGCTGGGGGGGATGGCCACGCTGCAGGCCAAGAACATGAACGGGTTTCCCACGGCCGCCAACGTGGCGACGATCAACACGGCGCTGACGAACGGCGCGTTTGCGGGCTGGTCGGCGATGAGAGACTGCAACATCGTCTGCGAGATTCCCGAGCCAAGTTCCGTCGGCTTGGCCGTTCTGGCGTGCGGGGCCTTCGGGCTTGTGCGACGGCGACGCGGGGCGCGCGATCGCACCCCGCTCTGCGTGGCCGCGTGA
- the sdhB gene encoding succinate dehydrogenase iron-sulfur subunit has product MIAHADPHAKKPNSFEVRILRQAAPGEPSFWERHRVTYEPNLNVISVLQKIASQATTSDGDKTTPVAWDCNCLEEVCGACTMLVNGRTRQSCSTLVDTLLEEDPEGFELRPMSKFPVLRDLCVDRGRMFRALERVQAWVEADDYGDRGPGPRESQEMQGTRYPLSECMTCGCCVEACPQYTKVELTQRSGESDAEFEARKNAAYEQEFLGAAAISQAVLFNDHATGHLNASARLDALTGPGGIQVCGNAQNCVAVCPKSIPLTTSIARAGRQATIHMIKRWFDR; this is encoded by the coding sequence ATGATTGCCCACGCCGATCCCCACGCAAAGAAGCCCAACTCGTTCGAGGTTCGCATCTTGCGTCAAGCGGCCCCCGGCGAGCCAAGCTTCTGGGAACGCCATCGCGTCACCTATGAGCCCAATCTCAACGTGATCAGCGTGCTGCAAAAGATCGCCTCGCAGGCGACCACCTCCGACGGAGACAAAACCACCCCCGTCGCTTGGGACTGCAATTGCCTGGAAGAGGTCTGCGGCGCCTGCACGATGCTCGTCAACGGCCGAACCCGGCAGAGCTGCTCGACGCTGGTCGACACATTGCTCGAAGAGGACCCCGAAGGGTTCGAGCTGCGCCCCATGAGCAAATTCCCCGTGCTGCGCGATCTGTGCGTCGACCGGGGCCGGATGTTCCGGGCCCTGGAGCGGGTCCAGGCATGGGTCGAGGCGGACGACTACGGCGATCGGGGACCCGGACCGCGCGAGTCGCAAGAAATGCAGGGGACCCGCTACCCGCTGTCGGAGTGCATGACCTGCGGCTGCTGCGTCGAGGCGTGCCCGCAATACACCAAGGTCGAGCTGACTCAGCGAAGCGGCGAAAGCGACGCCGAGTTCGAGGCCCGTAAGAACGCCGCGTACGAGCAGGAATTCCTCGGCGCCGCGGCGATCAGCCAGGCGGTGCTGTTCAACGACCACGCGACGGGCCATTTGAACGCGTCGGCCCGGCTTGACGCCCTGACGGGTCCAGGCGGCATTCAGGTCTGCGGCAACGCCCAGAACTGCGTCGCCGTGTGCCCGAAAAGCATCCCGCTGACGACCAGCATCGCCCGGGCCGGCAGGCAGGCGACGATCCACATGATCAAGCGTTGGTTCGACCGGTAG
- the larC gene encoding nickel pincer cofactor biosynthesis protein LarC produces MSLAYLDCASGISGDMTLGALVDAGVDLAAVQAGIDSLGLPSCTLRVETVKKRGFRATQLVVEHEPEHAHRHLSHIEAMIEGSVLTPRQRELARAIFGKLAAAEAKVHGSTIEKVHFHEVGAVDSIADIVGTAIAIDLLGIKRIVCSPIPTGHGFVTIAHGRCAIPAPATAELLATAGAPLAACDCQGELTTPTGAAIVAALAESFGPLPALTIDRIGYGAGQKDFPQPNLLRLIVGTSVEPAAAATGSPQADAIVELRTNIDDASGEMIGRCVERLWQAGALDVATSPLQMKGGRPGVLLTVQCRPGDDRCLAELIFRETTTLGLRREFVERLTLPRRTATVLTPWGEVTGIVATLPDGAERFSPEYRSCVAASDRHDVTWRQVDAAARQAYLNAPG; encoded by the coding sequence ATGTCCCTCGCCTACCTCGACTGCGCCAGCGGCATCAGCGGCGACATGACGTTGGGGGCCCTCGTGGACGCCGGGGTCGATCTGGCAGCGGTGCAGGCGGGGATCGATTCGCTGGGGCTTCCCAGTTGCACGCTGCGGGTCGAGACTGTGAAGAAGCGCGGCTTCCGCGCGACGCAATTGGTCGTCGAGCACGAGCCGGAGCACGCCCATCGCCATCTCAGCCACATCGAGGCGATGATCGAAGGGAGCGTTCTGACGCCGCGGCAGCGAGAGCTCGCCCGCGCGATCTTCGGCAAGCTCGCCGCGGCTGAGGCGAAAGTTCACGGCTCGACGATCGAGAAGGTCCACTTCCACGAGGTCGGGGCCGTCGATTCGATCGCCGACATCGTCGGCACGGCGATCGCGATTGACCTGTTGGGGATCAAGCGAATCGTCTGCTCGCCGATCCCCACGGGGCACGGGTTCGTGACGATCGCCCACGGACGGTGCGCGATCCCGGCGCCCGCGACGGCGGAGCTGTTGGCCACGGCCGGCGCCCCGCTGGCGGCGTGCGATTGCCAAGGCGAGTTGACCACCCCCACCGGCGCCGCGATCGTCGCCGCGCTGGCTGAATCGTTCGGCCCTCTGCCGGCGCTGACGATCGACCGGATCGGCTACGGCGCCGGGCAAAAGGATTTCCCGCAGCCGAATCTGCTGCGGCTGATCGTGGGCACGTCCGTCGAACCCGCAGCCGCCGCGACCGGTTCCCCCCAGGCGGACGCGATCGTCGAGCTGCGGACCAACATCGACGACGCCTCGGGCGAGATGATCGGCCGGTGCGTCGAGCGGCTGTGGCAGGCCGGCGCCTTGGACGTGGCGACTTCGCCGCTGCAGATGAAGGGGGGCCGCCCCGGCGTGTTGCTGACCGTGCAGTGCCGCCCCGGCGACGACCGTTGCCTGGCCGAACTGATCTTTCGCGAGACGACGACCCTGGGTCTCCGCCGCGAGTTCGTCGAGCGGCTCACCTTGCCGCGTCGCACGGCCACGGTCCTCACCCCGTGGGGCGAGGTGACCGGCATCGTCGCCACGCTGCCCGACGGCGCCGAACGATTCTCGCCCGAGTACCGCTCGTGCGTCGCCGCGAGCGATCGGCACGACGTCACTTGGCGCCAAGTCGACGCCGCCGCCCGGCAGGCATATCTCAACGCTCCGGGGTGA
- a CDS encoding NADPH-dependent assimilatory sulfite reductase hemoprotein subunit, whose translation MSETTEEKLSPVEGFKSESQYLLSPIAEELVDGNDHFGKESVQLIKHHGTYQQDNRDDRGGGKHYSFMVRSSIPGGKLTSAQLLAEIDLCDEVGNTTLRITTRQGLQLHGILKKDLKHVIRRINDVQLTTIAACGDVNRNVMCSPLPLHGDLVYDAMQEFADVLAKTLRPQTPAYYQLWLSDEATGTKELAGGAEVEPIYGPTYLPRKFKIGVGLPGDNSADVYSQDLGFLAIVEGGQVVGYNVLVGGGFGTTPSAAKTFPAIAQPLAFVTPEQAVDAAVAIVKVQRDFGNRSDRKIARMKYLIHNWGLERFKQKVEEYYGESLPAPRPVHVTGHDDGMGWHPQGDGKFFYGLNVENGRIKDEGNFRLKAALREICGTLAPPLRLTPHQSVIFCDLAEGDRERIVEILHKHGVPATEETSTVRRWAIACPALPTCGLAVTESERVLPGMIDELEKTLADLGLQDELFTTRMTGCPNGCARPYNSDIGLVGKTKGKYTIFLGGRVEGDRLNFIYKDLVPQEEVVPALTPVLHYFRDERQSGESFGDFCCRKGKDDLEARCGGA comes from the coding sequence ATGTCTGAAACGACTGAAGAGAAGTTGAGCCCCGTCGAGGGCTTCAAATCCGAGAGCCAATACCTCTTGAGCCCCATTGCCGAGGAGTTGGTCGACGGCAACGACCACTTCGGCAAGGAGAGCGTCCAGCTCATCAAGCACCACGGCACGTATCAGCAAGACAACCGCGACGATCGAGGGGGTGGCAAGCACTACAGCTTCATGGTTCGCAGCTCGATCCCGGGGGGAAAGCTCACCAGCGCTCAACTGCTGGCCGAAATCGATCTCTGCGACGAGGTCGGGAACACGACGTTGCGGATCACGACGCGTCAGGGGCTGCAGCTGCACGGCATCCTCAAAAAAGATCTCAAGCACGTCATCCGTCGGATCAACGACGTGCAGCTCACCACGATCGCGGCGTGCGGCGACGTGAATCGCAACGTCATGTGCTCGCCGCTGCCGCTGCACGGCGACCTCGTTTATGACGCGATGCAGGAGTTCGCCGACGTCCTGGCCAAGACGCTGCGGCCGCAGACTCCCGCGTACTACCAACTGTGGCTCTCCGACGAGGCGACCGGGACCAAGGAACTGGCGGGCGGGGCCGAGGTCGAGCCGATCTACGGCCCGACGTATTTGCCGCGCAAGTTCAAGATCGGCGTCGGCCTGCCCGGGGACAACAGCGCGGACGTCTACTCGCAGGACCTGGGCTTCCTCGCAATCGTCGAGGGGGGCCAGGTCGTCGGTTACAACGTGCTCGTGGGGGGCGGATTCGGCACGACTCCCAGCGCGGCCAAGACGTTTCCCGCCATTGCTCAGCCGTTGGCCTTCGTCACGCCCGAGCAGGCGGTCGATGCGGCTGTGGCGATCGTCAAGGTGCAGCGCGACTTCGGCAACCGCAGCGATCGCAAGATCGCGCGGATGAAGTACCTCATCCACAACTGGGGGCTCGAACGGTTCAAGCAGAAGGTCGAGGAGTACTACGGCGAGTCCCTCCCCGCGCCGCGGCCCGTGCACGTCACTGGCCACGACGACGGCATGGGGTGGCATCCGCAGGGGGACGGCAAGTTTTTCTACGGCTTGAACGTCGAGAACGGCCGGATCAAGGACGAGGGAAATTTCCGCTTGAAGGCGGCGCTCCGCGAGATCTGCGGCACGCTCGCCCCGCCGCTGCGGCTCACCCCGCACCAGAGCGTCATCTTCTGCGACTTGGCCGAGGGGGACCGCGAGCGGATCGTCGAGATTCTGCACAAACACGGGGTCCCCGCGACCGAGGAGACCTCGACCGTGCGGCGGTGGGCGATCGCCTGCCCGGCGCTTCCCACGTGCGGGCTCGCGGTGACCGAGAGCGAGCGGGTCCTTCCCGGCATGATCGACGAGTTGGAAAAGACGCTTGCCGATCTGGGGTTGCAGGATGAATTGTTCACGACCCGCATGACCGGTTGCCCCAACGGCTGTGCCCGGCCGTACAATTCGGACATTGGCCTCGTGGGCAAGACGAAGGGCAAATACACGATCTTTCTCGGCGGCCGCGTCGAGGGGGATCGACTCAACTTCATCTACAAGGACCTCGTCCCGCAGGAAGAGGTCGTCCCCGCCCTGACGCCGGTCCTGCACTACTTCCGCGACGAACGCCAAAGCGGCGAATCGTTCGGCGATTTTTGCTGCCGAAAGGGCAAGGACGATCTGGAGGCACGGTGCGGCGGGGCGTGA
- a CDS encoding alpha/beta hydrolase: MRLLSRDASSRLSLAPTSCTPPNRRAAIALGLALVFGPGIARAEPSAASAGRGAVTLADGRRIEYSEYGDPRGPLVLFFHGTPGSRFDGRVVADEARRAGIRLVAPNRPGIGGSTFAPRRTILDWPGDVAQLVDALAGKGAKFGVVGMSGGTPYALACAKVMPNRVTHLVLASSYAPREAPVPRGSVDRTLDFLERRPRLSETGVGVMRRRLDKKPQSVVERIAASWSPREQQAVLSSPRLRDDIAATLEEATLRGSAGVVHDARLLGANWGFRVSEAATVPIAIYHGGDDAVAPAEMAQWLHAQLPGSKLSIAPPSGHVTLMLSHAGEMFARFTAD; encoded by the coding sequence ATGCGCCTTCTTTCTCGCGACGCATCGTCGCGCCTGTCGTTGGCGCCGACGAGTTGCACCCCCCCGAACCGCCGGGCGGCGATCGCCCTGGGGCTGGCCCTCGTCTTCGGTCCCGGGATCGCCCGCGCCGAACCGAGCGCGGCCTCGGCCGGTCGCGGCGCCGTCACGCTCGCCGACGGTCGCCGGATCGAGTACAGCGAGTACGGCGACCCCCGCGGACCGCTGGTGTTGTTCTTCCACGGCACGCCCGGATCGAGGTTCGACGGACGAGTGGTCGCCGACGAGGCCCGGCGGGCCGGGATCCGGCTCGTCGCACCCAATCGGCCGGGGATCGGCGGTTCGACCTTCGCCCCCAGGCGAACGATTCTCGACTGGCCCGGAGACGTCGCCCAGTTGGTCGACGCGTTGGCCGGCAAAGGCGCCAAGTTCGGCGTCGTCGGCATGTCGGGGGGAACGCCCTACGCGCTCGCTTGCGCGAAAGTCATGCCGAACCGCGTGACGCACCTCGTGCTGGCGTCGTCCTACGCGCCGCGCGAAGCGCCTGTTCCGCGGGGGAGCGTCGACCGGACGCTCGATTTTCTCGAACGCCGGCCGCGGCTGAGCGAGACGGGGGTCGGCGTCATGCGGCGGCGTCTGGACAAGAAGCCCCAATCTGTGGTCGAGCGGATCGCCGCCAGTTGGTCCCCCCGCGAGCAGCAGGCCGTGCTCAGTTCGCCCCGGCTGCGCGACGACATTGCGGCGACGCTCGAGGAAGCGACCTTGCGCGGCTCGGCCGGGGTGGTGCACGACGCGCGGCTTCTCGGAGCCAACTGGGGCTTTCGCGTGAGCGAGGCGGCGACCGTGCCGATCGCCATCTACCACGGCGGCGACGACGCGGTGGCGCCGGCGGAGATGGCGCAGTGGCTGCACGCCCAACTCCCCGGCAGCAAGCTCTCGATCGCCCCCCCGTCGGGCCACGTGACGCTCATGCTTTCGCACGCCGGGGAGATGTTCGCGCGCTTCACGGCCGATTGA